In Erigeron canadensis isolate Cc75 chromosome 8, C_canadensis_v1, whole genome shotgun sequence, the DNA window TATTAAACTCGATGCTTGATATTTACCATTTTGACAAACATACAATAAAACATATTGGTTAAAAGTATGTTATAATTGTTCCATGGTTGTTacttattttatctaaaaatatGTTGTAATCGTTCTTTATAATCTATGTAACCGAGTCCAAACTCAATGCATgttatttaatgtttttgttgACCAGTTTTGTTGCTAACCATAATATGAAATACAAGGGCCAACGAATGATATGGTTGTATAAATTAACACAAAATATTTCTACTAATTATCAATATCCACATCTAGctagattatttttcttatgtatATTCCATTAACGATATTTTAGTTAGCCGctgggtaaaagacctagtatatatatataaaacaataaaatacgTTACACCATAAAATTTTTGGGACTTCGGTAACATCCACGACAAAATATGGGGTGAACGACTGATGACAGGTCTCCATGTACATGTTCAGGTTTGTTTTGAGAATGGCGGTGTTGTTCACATCAGATAGTCGGATAGGTAGAAGTGTAGCGCCGCAAGGATGGAACTTTTAAGGGGCCAAAGGGGGTTCCAGCCCCTCCAAAAGTATTTATCTTTAATactaatttacttatatattcttcaaaaataattttcatgatacatATTAGCCTCTCTAACAAAACTAAATTTTATGTGCCATTGAGTTTCGCCCCTCCATAACAAGTGTTCAAGTTCCGCCACCTGTGTAGGACTTGGAGCATATACTTATGAActgtttcattttattttacacgttgattattttaatataagcGAATCGATCTTTTGAGCGATTGTGATGCGAGTATGCGACCATTGGTCATCATCACTTGTGTTGTCGACTATACTTCGTATCACCAATGATTCATTATGGTGGAATAGTAATGAAATCTTGTTGCTAAATTAACTTGTGAAATAGATAGTTGTAgtttaaatgattaaaatgTGAATGTGAATGTATTTCTAGATTGTTTGGAGGAAAAACACTCATTGTtctccatttttgttttccaaaaaccaAGCAAAACATAAAACACGATAAACTCATAGTTTTCTCAACATATAATCCAAGAAAATAGGAATCATtgttttcactttcatttttcaCGGCTTTAGCAAATATGTGTTTCTCATCATGTTTATtcgaaaaataaattttaattttcttagGATACATTAAAACATTTgacaaaaagatgaaaaaatgtATGGACAGTTATCATTTTTTTCaagaatataaaataagaaagaggtaatatattactaatataataataaaaaaaaagtcagaaAATGATTTGCGTCGAATAAAACATAAGATTGTTGATGCTGTCAATGAGTTGATGATCCATTGGTAAGGTCATAGACATTGGGAAAATCCACCAGGGTTCAAATGCGTGTTCGAGTTTTGCATACTGCATAGTTAGATGTtactgtggtgtctcgaatgctaattactaactactaacacgttgtaaaaaaaattaaaatagtgtTGATGCTCATTCTCGCTCTCTATTTACACTCATATTCGTATTGATTCCATGATCAAAATCCGAACACCCTAAATTCTGTCGAATaatttctttattctttttattgtatttatacTTAAAACTCCCTCCTCCCACTTATATATCTATTTCTCTCAAACTCTCTGAACAGAAATCACTTGCAATGGATACACATACAAACATGTACAATGAGAATTCATCAAAACCCCATGTTGCATTCATTTCAAGCCCTGGAATGGGTCACATAACCCCTCTTCTTGAGTTTGCCTTTCATCTTGTCACTCAACACAGCATTCAAGTCACTTTTTTGGTCATTACCATCGGTTCGAGTGATGCCCAAAACAACTACATCAAAGCTTTAAGCCCCCATCCTGACTTGCATATCGTTGACCTCCCGCCTGCTAACATGTCTGGCATCCTCACCGATGACATGACTGCGGTCGCCCACCTATCTCTCATTGTTCAAGAGTCCATCCGCCCGCTTCACTCTATGTTATTAAGATTGAACCGAACCAAAGTACTGACAGCTATGGTCATTGATATCTTTTGCACCCCCGTGTTTGAAGTTTGTAAAGACTTGTCTATTCCGATTTACTCATATTTCACGGCTTCAGCAACCCTTTTGACGTTCTCTTTGTATCTTCCTACGTTGGACCGTGAAGTGGAAGGCGAGTTTATGGACCTACTAGAACCTGTTAAGGTACCAGGTTGTAACCCGATTCGAATCCAGGACTTGTTGGAACAAGTTAGGGACAGAAAGATCGATGAATATAAATGGTATTTGTTGCATGCTAGTAGGTTATCTATGGCTAAAGGAATATTTGTAAATacttgggacgatcttgaacctgTACCACTCAGCGCGGTAACACACAAAAGGCTCGACGAATACATTCCAACGCCACCAGTTTATCCTATTGGACCGCTGACAAAACAGATGGAAGTGGTTGCAAGTGAGGACGAAAAAGAAACTATTGGGTGGCTTGACAAACAACCAAAAGACTCGGTTCTGTTTGTAGCACTCGGAAGTGGTGGGACACTAACAAGCGAACAACTCACCGAGCTAGCTTGGGGTTTAGAACTTAGTCAGCAACATTTCATTCTTGTGGTGAGAAAGCCGAGTGACTGTGCTTCTTCTGCGCTTTTCAGCTCGGGGTGTGAGTCACATGATGACCCGAGATCGTTCTTGCCAGATGGGTTTGTCGAGAGAACAAAAGGAGTAGGGTTGGTAGTGAGCTCATGGGCACCGCAAGTGGCAGTGCTAAACCACCCATCCACAGGAGCATTCTTGTCTCATTGTGGATGGAACTCGACGCTGGAGAGTGTTTTGCAAGGTGTCCCAATGATCGCTTGGCCAATGTATGCGGAGCAAAGGATGAATGCAACAATGTTAAGTGATGAGGTAGGGGTCGCGGTGAAGATGCCGGTCGTGGGTGAAGCTGGAGAAACGGTCGTGGTGGGGAGAGATGAGATAGAGCGGGTGGTGAGGATGGTCATGGAAGGTGAAGAAGGTAAGAAGTTGAGAACCAGGGCCAAAGAGCTCAAAGAGAGTGGTAGGGCGACACTGAGCCCTGGCGGATCCTCATATGAAACACTCACAAGAGTTGTTGAATCATGGAAATTAGAGACTTGAACAACACCAACCTTTGATGATTTAAGTTAGCTTCAATTTTCTTTCTAAAACCACTTCAAATATTCTTAAATTCTCAATAAATAGGAATCCAATCCCTGACCTTCTCTCCAAAGAGTATAAATTCCTATCGAGTGGACTAACCTTATATTGGCTTTAAATTCACATCATTACTCGGTCACAGAATAATCATCTACTGTATCTTATTATATAAGATTGTTGTCTTATCCTAtaagttattattaataataatttttctcatttttcattttatgtttttatgtttgaaGTCGTTTAAATGTTTGATTAAAGAAAAGAACATGAAGTTCAAGCAGTACCAAAAATCTGTAAGAAAAGATACTGAACATGCATTGAGGTTTTCTCAAGCTTGCGAGGTAAACATTAAAACTCAGGCACGGCCATATAGAGTCAAAAAAATATGTTGAATTATGTACAACAACATGAACATCTAGGACTATGGTCGCTTAATGTGTCAACCTGAATAAAATTATTTGGTTGATCCTACTAATCTTCTATTCAAATACATAGGTAGAGCGAAAGGTGCAACACAAAGGCGCATGGACAAAGAGATACACGATTTTTGGGTCCATTATCAACTTCGTTAGGTTCTAATTGAACACATTTGAAACCGTTTGTTATTAAATATAGCAacgtaatgttttaattttttttatatattatttatgtaatttttaagcttcatttagtattaatgttatgggaaatgatatatcctcTTAAAAGTAAGCCTAATAAACCTTCTAAAACTATGAGATTATGACATGTGGatttcattcattttatttcCTAATCTCATCTTAATCATTTTCGTAATGTTATTtattctatattaaaattaaattccAAAAGTATCATAGCCAGTTATATCAATATGGACACACAACATCTTCAAAtaatttctttttcctttttacaatatttatttatttcaaacaaaTGGCaattttggtccctgtgttatcacaccaTTTGCAACTTTAATACAAACCTATGAAAAATGGCGAAACGTATCCCTGTGATATGACACATGTTGCAATTTTAGTCCAAAAGTAACGTGCCGTTAAAATTCATCCGTTAAAGCCCCATGTGCATCTCACGTGTGGAGTAGTTGAGTCAATTATACCAGAAACCACCCTCAAAATTCACTTCAATCGGGATTTTTTCCCAAATGGGTTTTGGTTGTTGCTTTTCCTATTATcctagccaacaaaaacaaaaaccagatgaaataacaataataaaactaaaactaatgaAAATGGGGCATGTTGGATGAAAATGGAAATGTGGTACGGCTGTTGAGTGTTGTGATTGGTGAATGATCAACAACGTAAAATCTTCAATTTTGAGAATGTGGTGCTCTTCCGTCATACACAAATGTTAAACAAATACACAAATCTACATCGTCATCATCCAACTTATGGCAGAAACAACTAGCAAAACTGAAACCACCACCACTGTAAAGCATCACCACACCCCATGTCTGTGGTGGGCGTTGATGTGTTTTTCGATTAGAATCCCAAAACCTTgatgcttcttttttttatttgttgttgttgttgcttatGCTTATTTGCTACCCTCCAGATCTCGCCGCAGCCTCCCTTCAAATCCACCACCGTCGCGGTCGCCCTTCAAATCCACACCGCCACCGCCCCTTGAGATCCGTGATGGTCGGAATTTGGTGGTAATGATGGTCgggttatatatacataacccTTGAATAATTAATTCAAACAAAGATATAACAGCCTTGTGGATTTGTTTGGTGGATTGAAATGAaatttggaaaatgaaaatgatggaGTTTTGGTTTTACTTAATTAGATTGAGGCATTTATATAAGTaatttgatgttgatgatgatgatatatgttGCAAGAATAGTCATCGATTAGACGAAAAGACAGTATTGTTCATCACATGCCTTTCACATGATACATTTAACAGCTGAATTCTAACGGCACGTTacttttggaccaaaattgcaacatGTGTGATATCACAGGGATACGTTTCGTCACTTTTCACATGTTTATATCAAAGTTGCAAAtggtgtgataacacagggaccaaaaatgcaattcgttcaTTTATTTATAGACAAGCTCCCTCCTCCCACTAGCTTTTGTACACCATATATCTATTTCTCAAACTCTTACAACACATCTGAACAGAAATCACTTGCAATGGATACACATACAAACATGTACAATGAGAATTCATCAAAACCCCATGTTGCATTCATTTCAAGCCCTGGAATGGGTCACATAACCCCTCTTCTTGAGTTTGCCTTTCATCTTGTCACTCAACACAGCATTCAAGTCACTTTTTTGGTCATTACCATCGGTTCGAGTGATGCCCAAAACAACTACATCAAAGCTTTAAGCCCCCATCCTGACTTGCATATCGTTGACCTCCCGCCTGCTAACATGTCTGGCATCCTCACCGATGACATGACTGCGGTCACCCACCTATCTCTCATTGTACAAGAGTCCATCCGCCCGCTTCACTCTATGTTATTAAGATTGAACCGAACCAAAGTACTGACAGCTTTGGTCATTGATATCTTTTGCACCCCCGTGTTTGAAGTTTGTAAAGACTTGTCTATTCCGATTTACTCATATTTCACGGCTTCAGCAACCCTTTTGACGTTCTCTTTGTATCTTCCTACGTTGGACCGTGAAGTGGAAGGCGAGTTTATGGACCTACTAGAACCTGTTAAGGTACCAGGTTGTAACCCGATTCGAATCCAGGACTTGTTGGAACAAGTTAGGGACAGAAAGATCGATGAATATAAATGGTATTTGTTGCATGCTAGTAGGTTATCTATGGCTAAAGGAATATTTGTAAATacttgggacgatcttgaacctgTACCACTCAGCGCGGTAACACACAAAAGGCTCGACGAATACATTCCAACGCCACCAGTTTATCCTATTGGACCGCTGACAAAACAGATGGAAGTGGTTGCAAGTGAGGACGAAAAAGAAACTATTGGGTGGCTTGACAAACAACCAAAAGACTCGGTTCTGTTTGTAGCACTCGGAAGTGGTGGGACACTAACAAGCGAACAACTCACCGAGCTAGCTTGGGGTTTAGAACTTAGTCAGCAACATTTCATTCTTGTGGTGAGAAAGCCGAGTGACTGTGCTTCTTCTGCGCTTTTCAGCTCGGGGTGTGAGTCACATGATGACCTGAGATCGTTCTTGCCAGATGGGTTTGTCGAGAGAACAAAAGGAGTAGGGTTGGTAGTGAGCTCATGGGCACCGCAAGTGGCAGTGCTAAACCACCCATCTACAGGAGCATTCTTGTCTCATTGTGGATGGAACTCGACGCTGGAGAGTGTTTTGCAAGGTGTCCCAATGATCGCTTGGCCAATGTACGCGGAGCAAAGGATGAATGCAACAATGTTAAGTGATGAGGTAGGGGTCGCGGTGAAGATGTCGGTCGTGGGTGAAGCTGGAGAAACGGTCGTGGTGGGGAGAGATGAGATAGAGCGGGTGGTGAGGATGGTCATGGAAGGTGAAGAAGGTAAGAAGTTGAGAACCAGGGCCAAAGAGCTCAAAGAGAGTGGTAGGGCGACACTGAGCCCTGGCGGATCCTCATATGAAACACTCACAAGAGTTGTTGAATCATGGAAATTAGAGAGTTGAAAGATTGACAAACTACAACCTTTGATGATTTAAATTAGCTTCAATTTTCTTTCTAAAACTACTTAAAATATTCTTAAATTCTCAATAGTAAAAATTGAATCCCTAAAAGAGCATAGATTCCTACCGAGCAGGTTAACCTTACATTGGCTTTAAATTCACATCATTACTCGGTCACAAAACAATCATC includes these proteins:
- the LOC122578898 gene encoding UDP-glycosyltransferase 72B1-like; protein product: MDTHTNMYNENSSKPHVAFISSPGMGHITPLLEFAFHLVTQHSIQVTFLVITIGSSDAQNNYIKALSPHPDLHIVDLPPANMSGILTDDMTAVAHLSLIVQESIRPLHSMLLRLNRTKVLTAMVIDIFCTPVFEVCKDLSIPIYSYFTASATLLTFSLYLPTLDREVEGEFMDLLEPVKVPGCNPIRIQDLLEQVRDRKIDEYKWYLLHASRLSMAKGIFVNTWDDLEPVPLSAVTHKRLDEYIPTPPVYPIGPLTKQMEVVASEDEKETIGWLDKQPKDSVLFVALGSGGTLTSEQLTELAWGLELSQQHFILVVRKPSDCASSALFSSGCESHDDPRSFLPDGFVERTKGVGLVVSSWAPQVAVLNHPSTGAFLSHCGWNSTLESVLQGVPMIAWPMYAEQRMNATMLSDEVGVAVKMPVVGEAGETVVVGRDEIERVVRMVMEGEEGKKLRTRAKELKESGRATLSPGGSSYETLTRVVESWKLET
- the LOC122579944 gene encoding anthocyanidin 3-O-glucosyltransferase 5-like — protein: MDTHTNMYNENSSKPHVAFISSPGMGHITPLLEFAFHLVTQHSIQVTFLVITIGSSDAQNNYIKALSPHPDLHIVDLPPANMSGILTDDMTAVTHLSLIVQESIRPLHSMLLRLNRTKVLTALVIDIFCTPVFEVCKDLSIPIYSYFTASATLLTFSLYLPTLDREVEGEFMDLLEPVKVPGCNPIRIQDLLEQVRDRKIDEYKWYLLHASRLSMAKGIFVNTWDDLEPVPLSAVTHKRLDEYIPTPPVYPIGPLTKQMEVVASEDEKETIGWLDKQPKDSVLFVALGSGGTLTSEQLTELAWGLELSQQHFILVVRKPSDCASSALFSSGCESHDDLRSFLPDGFVERTKGVGLVVSSWAPQVAVLNHPSTGAFLSHCGWNSTLESVLQGVPMIAWPMYAEQRMNATMLSDEVGVAVKMSVVGEAGETVVVGRDEIERVVRMVMEGEEGKKLRTRAKELKESGRATLSPGGSSYETLTRVVESWKLES